The Streptococcus respiraculi sequence GCTCAAGGGGCATATGCCTATGCTCAAAAAGAGGGATTTGAGCAAAAGGAGATGTTGACAGATCGAGCTAAAATTCATTATCACAATCGACTAGTGGATATGCAGCAAGAGCAGTTAGTGCCTTACGCTGGGCATGATACAGTCGGTATGGTTGCACTTGATGTAGCAGGAAAAATGGTCGCAGGGACTTCGACCAGCGGCTTGTTTATGAAAAAGCAAGGTCGAGTTGGAGATTCACCATTTATCGGTTCGGGCTTGTATGTTGATAGTCAGATAGGTGGCGCAAGCGCTACGGGATTAGGTGAGGATATCATGAAAGGAATCCTTTCCTATGAAATTGTACGCCTGATGAAAGAAGGAAAACATCCGCAAGAAGCATGTGAACTCGCGACCTTTTCTTTGGAGAAAGAATTAGTTGATCGCAGAGGGCAGGCAGGAGATATATCTGTTGTAGCGATGGATAAAAATGGACGTTGGGGTTGTGCATCTACAATTGACAACTTTTCATTTGTGGTGGCGACCGAGACAGAAGGTACAATTGTTTACCGCACTAAGAGAGAAGGGCAACGAATGGAGCATTTCATAGCAGACCAAGAATGGTTGGATAGCTATTTGGCAGATCGCATGCAGCCCCTCATTGCTAAAAAAGAAGGAGGAGAAGATGAATGAAAGCTTGCTGATAAAACGATTAGAAGAGATTCAACCACAATTGCAGGCTGCCATTAAACGCTTGGTTTCTGTGTATAGTATAGAAGGGGAAGCAAGCCCTGAGGCACCATTTGGTGCAGGTCCTAAAGCAGCCTTATTGGAAGTTTTAACCATAGCAGAAGAGCTGGGCTTTAGGACCAAAAATGTGGATCATAAGGTTGGCTATGCTCAATATGGAGAAGATCATCCAGCTGGATATATTGGGGTTTTTGGACATGTCGATGTGGTGCCGATTGGTGAAGGCTGGAAGCATGAACCTCTGGGCTGCGAAATTGAGAACAATCGTATGTATGGCCGAGGTGTTTTGGACAATAAAGGTCCTATTTTGACCAATTTATTTGCCTTATATGTGTTAAAAGAACTAGGGATAGAATTTCCCTATCCCATCCGTATTGTATTTGGGACTAATGAAGAGACAGGTTTCAAGTGTGTGACTCATTATCTGACCAAGGAGGAGCCTCCTCTATTTGGCTGGACGCCTGACTGTAAATGGCCAGTTGTGTATGGAGAAAGAGGGCGTGTAAGGATCCGTCTATCGAGTTCTGAAGATTATGTGAATGACTTCTATCAGTTTATCAATGATTTTATCTTGTCTTCAACAAATGACGGTCGAAAGTTGGGTATTGATTTTTCAGATGAAGACTTTGGTACCGTTGTGATGAGAGGCTACCAGCTAAGGAAAGAATGGGGGCATTCCTTTGAATTTTCAATCAGCTATCCAGCTAGTTGCACCAAGGAGCAACTGGTAGCACAAATTGAAACGCATCTACCGCCGACCATCCATATCGAGATAGTGAGTAATTGGGATCCAGTCTTGTATGATAAGTCATCTTGCTATGTGCAAACCCTGCAACAAGTCTACAATGAGTGTACAGGAAATGATGCAACACCAGTGACAACGACCGGAGGGACTTTTGCAAAAATTGTGCCGAATATCATTGCCTATGGTCCGAGCTATCCTGGACAGACAGATATTGCACATCTGCCAGATGAATGGATTGATTTAGATGATTTAAAGATGAACACCTGTATTTACGGCTTAGCCCTAGCTCGTCTCAAGACAGTGTTAGAACAAGAACAGAAAGATTAAGAAAGAGGAATAATGATGGTAAAACGAATTTTAGACTGTACAACAAGTGACTTTTTATCCTACGATAGAAAAGAATTAAAACAAGCAATTCAAGCAGGAGAAGGACGAACCATTTGTTCAGAAATGGTTGCCTCAAGACCGTCTTGTGGAGGAAATCTGAGTAATGCTGAAATCGCACGTGCATTTGGTGCAGATTTGATGCTCCTAAATGGTTTTGATTGTTTCCATCCAGTTGTCTACGGTATCGAAGGAGAGTCAAAAGAGGTTATCCACAAGTTAAAGGAATTAGTAGGACGTCCAATCGGTGCGAATCTAGAACCGATTGATGCAGATGTGGCGATGTTAGAAGGACGCATTACCTTGGAGGAAGGACGAATCTGTACCGTTGAAACCTTGCAAGCAGCAAATGAGCTAGGCTTAGATTTTGTTTGCCTAACAGGAAATCCAGGAACAGGTGTTTCAAATAAACAGATTGCCCACTATATTCGAGTGGCTAGAGAGCATTTTAATGGTCTGATTATTGCTGGGAAAATGCACGGAGCAGGCGCAAATGAGCCGGTGTCCAATCTTGAGATTATGAAAGAATTTATCGATGCTGGAGCAGACATTGTTCTTGTACCAGCTGTCGGCACTGTTCCTGGCTTTACTGATGAAGAATTAGTTAAAATTGTTCAGTTTGCCCATGCAAATGGTGCACTCGTCATGTCAGCGATTGGAACTAGTCAAGAAGGTGCGACAGAGCGCGTGATTGAAGATTTGGCGATCCGTAACAAAATTGCAGGAGTGGATATCCAGCATATCGGCGATGCAGGTTATGGGGGCTTGGCTAACGTGGAAAATATCTTTGCCATGTCGGTAGCAATTCGGGGACGTCGCCATACGATTAACAGAGTAGCTATTTCCGTCAATAGATAGTAGCAATGAATAAGCAGAATGGGAGGAACAACCTAGCGCTACTCCCATTTTTAACGATTATGGAAAGAAGATATGTCAACTATTCCCAAACGAACTTACTAAGAGTATACCCGCATGACTGTTTTAGAGCGGTATAGTTTGAGTGGATTCTGACATTTTATAGAGTATCACCATATGATACGAAAATGAGGCTGGAACAAAAGTATCCGGTCTCGTTTCTTTTTGATCGTTTAAATAGCTTGATGTATATCAATAGTCAAGAGAGTGACTATTGATACCTGAGCCTAGAAACTAGAGATCGTGGCTTGTCTGGTTTGCGCTGGTGAAATGTAAGGATTGTCTACTCGCTGTTGCATTATCTTTGAAGTTTTGCTACACTTTTTTTATGACGAAACTTTATGATGTACAGCAATTGTTAAAGCGTTTTGGAATTATTATCTATATGGGAAATCGGCTCTATGATATCGAGTTGATGCAGATTGAGTTGCATGGTTTGTATCAAGCGGGAGTGCTAGACCGTATGGAGTATATGGAAGCTGAATTGGTTTTAAGACGCGAACATCGCTTGGAGTCAGAGTATCAAGAGAAAAAGGAGAGTTAAATGTCAACATTATATGTATTACTAGGATTTCTCGTATTACTAGGGGCTTGGATGGGGTTCAATTACTGGCGCTTGCGCCAAGCCGCAAAAGTAGTAGAAAACCATGAATTTGCGGAAAAAATTCATACCAGCCAGCTAATTGATGTGCGAGAGCCAGGAGAATACCATAAAAAACATATTATGGGTGCCCGTAATATCCCTTATCAACAATTGAAACAAAGTCTTGCAGCCCTTCGGAAAGATAAGCCTGTCTTGTTGTATGAAAATGATCGCGGACAGTTGGTTACTCAAGCAGCTCTGCTATTGAAAAAGCAAGGATTTAACGAAATTTATATTCTTAGCTATGGTTTGAATGCCTGGGATGGCAAAGTGAAAACAGTGGCTAACTAGAAGTAGACACATTTGAAAGGTAAAACATGAAAAAATATACAGGGTTGGTCTTGCTCACAGCTTTAGTCTTAGGAGCAGCTCAACCATCGGCAGCAGTGGCAACCGTCACCGAGATTCATCAGCCGTCTCAAGCGCAGCTAGATCAAGCAGTAAAAAAGGCAGAAGCAGAGGTTCAAGCAACTCAGGCAGAAGTAAATCGCTTGGCTAATGAAGTCAATCAGGCAGAAGCACCTTACAAAGAGGCAAAAGAACGCTTAGAACGGGCCCAACGAAAAGTGAATGCCATCAATCAAATGGTGTTATCAGCAGAATACATCGCGTCTTTAGAGGAGTATAATGTAACAGATGCTGCCGAACAAGAGGCACGCAATCACCTAAAAGAGTTAAAGGCTGGGGAGCGTGCTGCTAATTCATTTAAAAGCAATCCTGATGATCAGGTTAGAACGGTTAACCCCGCTCAACTGACGGAGGAACAAAAGAAAGAATTGGCGCATTTTGCGGCGGATGTCATCAATCAGTTGAGAAGCCAAGCAGGAACTCATAAAGTGATTGTTTCAGAAGGTGCGCAGCAGTTAGCAGCAACAGCTCAGTCGTCAAGTCAAGATACAGCTACTATTGCAGCAAGTCTAGGTTTAAAATCTGCTCGAGGCGAACAGGTGCCAGCCTATACAGACCTTGTAGCAGCAAGCGCAAAATCTGCAACCATGGATAATCTTAAAGCGGGGCTTTATGAAGCCATCTTGTCATGGTTAGTAGATAGTGAGAAGTGGGATGATGCCGTTCGAATCGTTGGATTAAATGATGAAACACCTTCTTATCTTGGTTTAGCTGTATCAAGCGCAGGTCTTCGCCTTATTCTAGTACCGCAAGAAAATATCAACCAAGGAAGTAGCTTTAATCAGACAGAAATCGTCAATCCAAATACAAGAGAGGCGATTTTAGAGGAGGCAAATCAAGCTGCTGCTGAGCTTCAGAAGAAACAAGCTGCCTATGAAATTGTAACAGATCAGTTAAAAGAGGCAAAAGCAACTTTGGCTGTGGCTCAAGACCGGTTGAAGCAAGTGCAAGATGCCTTGGCAAAAGCGAAAGGAGTGGCTAAACCACCTGTAACCAAGCCAAGCCACACCAAGCCTGCTCCGCCCTCTACCAAATCAAATAGCGTCAAACCAGTAAAGCCAGTAAAGCCAGTAAAGCCAGTAAAGCCAGTAAAGCCAGTAAAGCCAGTAAAACCAAAGGCAGGGGCACAAGCAACAGATACGACTGTTCCTGTTTACCGCCTCTACCATCCAGGTTTAAGAGTTCACCTCTACACCAAAGATAGCAATGAAAAGACAGTCTTGTCTCAGCGTGGTTGGCAGTATGAAGGAATTTCGTGGAAGACAGAGACACAGAAAGGAAAGCCAGTCTACCGCCTCTATCATCCAGGGCTCAAAGTTCATCTTTATACAATTGATGCGAATGAATATAAGGTTTTAGCAAATCGTGGTTGGAAACAAGAGGGTGTTGCTTACCGTTCTTACGGAGATGTCAAAATTTACCGTCTCTATCACCCAGGTTTGAAGAAACACTTGTATACCAAAGATGCAAATGAATACAAAGTCTTAGCAAATCGTGGCTGGAAGCAAGAAGGCATCGCTTGGTATAGCCGATAGAAAAAAGAGGTTAGGGCCTAGTGAAGCGTATCCCAATCGTTAGCTGTTCTGTCTAAGGATTGAGGTGGTTCACTAGTTGTTCGGCCTCTTCTTTCATGGCCGAAAAAGGAGTGTAAACAGTCAAAACCAGAGACGATTCCTCAGTTCTATACTTTTGGGATAGGTTTGCGCTTTTAGTTGTGCTATAATAAGAACTATGAGAATTATTTCTGGAAATTATGGCGGAAGACCCCTCAAAACCTTGCCAGGAAAGACGACACGTCCGACCTCAGACAAGGTCCGAGGTGCTATGTTTAACATGATTGGTCCTTATTTTAACGGGGGTCGTGTTCTAGACTTGTTTGCAGGAAGCGGTGGCTTGTCTATTGAGGCTGTTTCACGGGGCATGGCGCAGGCTGTTCTGGTAGAACGTGACCGACAGGCGCAGGCGATTATCAAAGAAAACATTGCCATGACCAAGGAGGCAGGTAAGTTTCAACTGTTACAAATGGAAGCCAACCAAGCCTTGCAGGTCGTCAAAGGTCCGTTTGACCTCGTCTTTTTAG is a genomic window containing:
- a CDS encoding N(4)-(beta-N-acetylglucosaminyl)-L-asparaginase encodes the protein MWGMIATWRMALEGVEQSRALLANHQSAGDAIEEAIKAVEDFPYYKSVGYGGLPNEEMEVELDAAYMDGSSFDFGAVCALKDIANPISVARKLSTQSVNNVLVAQGAYAYAQKEGFEQKEMLTDRAKIHYHNRLVDMQQEQLVPYAGHDTVGMVALDVAGKMVAGTSTSGLFMKKQGRVGDSPFIGSGLYVDSQIGGASATGLGEDIMKGILSYEIVRLMKEGKHPQEACELATFSLEKELVDRRGQAGDISVVAMDKNGRWGCASTIDNFSFVVATETEGTIVYRTKREGQRMEHFIADQEWLDSYLADRMQPLIAKKEGGEDE
- a CDS encoding Sapep family Mn(2+)-dependent dipeptidase, whose translation is MNESLLIKRLEEIQPQLQAAIKRLVSVYSIEGEASPEAPFGAGPKAALLEVLTIAEELGFRTKNVDHKVGYAQYGEDHPAGYIGVFGHVDVVPIGEGWKHEPLGCEIENNRMYGRGVLDNKGPILTNLFALYVLKELGIEFPYPIRIVFGTNEETGFKCVTHYLTKEEPPLFGWTPDCKWPVVYGERGRVRIRLSSSEDYVNDFYQFINDFILSSTNDGRKLGIDFSDEDFGTVVMRGYQLRKEWGHSFEFSISYPASCTKEQLVAQIETHLPPTIHIEIVSNWDPVLYDKSSCYVQTLQQVYNECTGNDATPVTTTGGTFAKIVPNIIAYGPSYPGQTDIAHLPDEWIDLDDLKMNTCIYGLALARLKTVLEQEQKD
- a CDS encoding haloacid dehalogenase-like hydrolase encodes the protein MVKRILDCTTSDFLSYDRKELKQAIQAGEGRTICSEMVASRPSCGGNLSNAEIARAFGADLMLLNGFDCFHPVVYGIEGESKEVIHKLKELVGRPIGANLEPIDADVAMLEGRITLEEGRICTVETLQAANELGLDFVCLTGNPGTGVSNKQIAHYIRVAREHFNGLIIAGKMHGAGANEPVSNLEIMKEFIDAGADIVLVPAVGTVPGFTDEELVKIVQFAHANGALVMSAIGTSQEGATERVIEDLAIRNKIAGVDIQHIGDAGYGGLANVENIFAMSVAIRGRRHTINRVAISVNR
- a CDS encoding YqgQ family protein; amino-acid sequence: MTKLYDVQQLLKRFGIIIYMGNRLYDIELMQIELHGLYQAGVLDRMEYMEAELVLRREHRLESEYQEKKES
- a CDS encoding rhodanese-like domain-containing protein, translating into MSTLYVLLGFLVLLGAWMGFNYWRLRQAAKVVENHEFAEKIHTSQLIDVREPGEYHKKHIMGARNIPYQQLKQSLAALRKDKPVLLYENDRGQLVTQAALLLKKQGFNEIYILSYGLNAWDGKVKTVAN
- a CDS encoding SEC10/PgrA surface exclusion domain-containing protein — its product is MKKYTGLVLLTALVLGAAQPSAAVATVTEIHQPSQAQLDQAVKKAEAEVQATQAEVNRLANEVNQAEAPYKEAKERLERAQRKVNAINQMVLSAEYIASLEEYNVTDAAEQEARNHLKELKAGERAANSFKSNPDDQVRTVNPAQLTEEQKKELAHFAADVINQLRSQAGTHKVIVSEGAQQLAATAQSSSQDTATIAASLGLKSARGEQVPAYTDLVAASAKSATMDNLKAGLYEAILSWLVDSEKWDDAVRIVGLNDETPSYLGLAVSSAGLRLILVPQENINQGSSFNQTEIVNPNTREAILEEANQAAAELQKKQAAYEIVTDQLKEAKATLAVAQDRLKQVQDALAKAKGVAKPPVTKPSHTKPAPPSTKSNSVKPVKPVKPVKPVKPVKPVKPVKPKAGAQATDTTVPVYRLYHPGLRVHLYTKDSNEKTVLSQRGWQYEGISWKTETQKGKPVYRLYHPGLKVHLYTIDANEYKVLANRGWKQEGVAYRSYGDVKIYRLYHPGLKKHLYTKDANEYKVLANRGWKQEGIAWYSR
- the rsmD gene encoding 16S rRNA (guanine(966)-N(2))-methyltransferase RsmD, translated to MRIISGNYGGRPLKTLPGKTTRPTSDKVRGAMFNMIGPYFNGGRVLDLFAGSGGLSIEAVSRGMAQAVLVERDRQAQAIIKENIAMTKEAGKFQLLQMEANQALQVVKGPFDLVFLDPPYAKETIVETVTSLCQKNLLAEEVMVVCETDKQVQLPEEIADLGIWKEKIYGISKVTVYVR